A region of Ferruginibacter albus DNA encodes the following proteins:
- the hscB gene encoding Fe-S protein assembly co-chaperone HscB, translating into MNYFELFEIPVSIKNDRSFLSKKYAELQRKYHPDFYTQLSEEEQQQALEISSSINKALKVLQNEDATIKYILQLKNILEEEEKYKLSPDFLMEMMELNEEEPESRKLKAETYTEGLYNEIKPLIENYNDGLATEEQLLRLKAYYYQKKYLQRILDRTE; encoded by the coding sequence ATGAATTATTTTGAATTATTTGAAATTCCTGTCAGCATAAAAAATGACCGATCTTTTTTATCAAAAAAATACGCGGAGCTGCAAAGGAAATATCATCCCGATTTTTATACACAATTATCGGAAGAGGAACAGCAGCAGGCATTAGAAATATCATCTTCCATAAACAAAGCATTAAAAGTTTTACAAAATGAAGATGCTACGATCAAATATATTTTGCAATTAAAGAATATATTAGAGGAAGAAGAAAAATATAAACTATCTCCCGATTTTTTGATGGAGATGATGGAACTAAATGAAGAAGAACCCGAAAGCAGAAAGCTAAAAGCTGAAACCTATACAGAAGGTTTATACAACGAGATAAAGCCACTTATTGAAAATTATAATGACGGTTTAGCTACTGAAGAACAATTACTCCGCCTGAAAGCATATTATTACCAAAAAAAATATCTGCAACGCATTTTGGACAGAACGGAATGA
- a CDS encoding tRNA1(Val) (adenine(37)-N6)-methyltransferase yields MPNSYFQFKQFIINQDKCAMKVTTDGCLFGATCAEVMQSSQLLNTALDIGAGTGLLSLMVAQKNPTKIDAIEIDESAYSQAKENIENSLWKEQITIFHADIIKFSTDKKYDCIFTNPPFYQDDLRSIHLNKNKAKHDESLTLIELLNCIDKRLNKNGIFLVLLPYHRSNYFETEAAKLKFFLTKKIAVKQTPKHTYFRTILIFSRKENATLNQEIIIKDENGNYTKEFYELLKDYYL; encoded by the coding sequence ATGCCGAATAGTTATTTCCAATTCAAGCAATTCATTATTAACCAGGATAAGTGTGCCATGAAAGTTACTACCGATGGATGCTTGTTTGGCGCCACTTGTGCAGAAGTAATGCAAAGTTCACAATTACTTAATACAGCATTGGATATTGGCGCAGGCACGGGTTTACTTAGCCTGATGGTTGCACAAAAAAATCCTACAAAAATTGACGCAATTGAAATTGATGAAAGCGCTTATTCACAAGCAAAAGAAAATATTGAAAATTCGTTATGGAAAGAACAAATAACTATTTTTCATGCTGACATTATAAAATTCTCTACCGATAAAAAATATGATTGCATTTTCACTAATCCTCCATTCTACCAGGATGATCTAAGATCGATACATCTGAATAAAAATAAAGCAAAGCATGATGAATCTTTAACACTGATCGAATTATTAAACTGCATTGATAAACGCTTAAATAAGAACGGCATCTTTTTAGTGCTGCTTCCTTACCATCGTTCCAATTATTTTGAAACGGAAGCCGCAAAACTGAAATTCTTTCTTACAAAAAAGATAGCCGTAAAACAGACGCCTAAACATACTTATTTCAGAACGATATTGATCTTTTCAAGAAAAGAAAACGCAACGCTTAATCAAGAAATTATTATTAAGGATGAGAATGGTAATTATACAAAAGAATTTTATGAGCTGTTGAAAGATTATTATTTATAG
- a CDS encoding DoxX family protein encodes MKTNSFQNLLRIALGLFMIFAGVSHLTCQRQEFQAQVPKWLSTDTSFIDFIVISSGVVEIMLGLSMILFVKHQMKVGIALAIFYVFVFPGNISQYTNKINAFGLNTDQKRFIRLFFQPILIFFALWSTGSLSFTKLKKDKARILNS; translated from the coding sequence ATGAAAACAAATTCATTTCAGAATTTACTTAGAATAGCGCTTGGTTTGTTTATGATTTTTGCCGGAGTTAGTCATTTAACATGCCAACGACAGGAATTTCAGGCTCAAGTACCCAAATGGTTATCAACTGATACTTCCTTTATAGATTTTATAGTAATATCTTCAGGAGTAGTAGAAATCATGCTTGGGTTATCAATGATTTTGTTTGTAAAACACCAAATGAAAGTAGGAATAGCGTTAGCAATTTTTTATGTATTTGTATTTCCTGGAAACATATCTCAATACACCAACAAAATAAATGCCTTTGGTTTAAATACAGATCAAAAACGATTCATAAGGTTATTTTTTCAACCCATTTTAATATTTTTTGCTTTATGGTCGACAGGTAGTTTATCATTTACTAAACTGAAAAAAGATAAGGCTAGAATACTGAATTCATAA
- a CDS encoding NAD(P)-dependent oxidoreductase, translating into MLTIGLIREGKVPADNRVALTPAQCRWLHKNSPEIKIIVQHSASRCFSDNDYTRAGIEVKEDLRECDILLGIKEVPVDMLIPNKTYLFFSHTKKMQPHNQKMFAAILQKEITLIDYECLEHEDGQRIIGFGFFAGIVGAHNGMMAYGNRMQLYQLQRVYENKDYRQLIHTYFGLKIPAIKIAVTGSGRVAHGVVEVMNLMGITEVEPDEYLERKFAYPVYVQLKGADLYTHNQTKTYKREDFHLHPGNYRSRFLPYSHCTDILINGVYWSDDVPRLFELSDINETFTIQTIADISDDERGSVPINIGDQSMKDPVYGIDRITKHKTAPYLSNSIDVMAVSNLPNELPRDASRYFGEQLIKYILEDLIKGGSSIIERATIVKNGTITKPYEYLTEYGKSSS; encoded by the coding sequence ATGCTTACAATAGGGCTTATACGAGAGGGTAAAGTTCCTGCCGATAATCGTGTGGCATTAACTCCTGCGCAATGCCGATGGCTGCATAAAAATTCACCGGAAATTAAGATCATTGTTCAGCACAGCGCATCACGTTGTTTTAGCGATAATGATTATACAAGAGCAGGTATTGAAGTAAAAGAAGATCTAAGAGAGTGTGATATTTTATTAGGTATAAAAGAAGTACCGGTTGATATGCTGATCCCAAATAAGACCTATTTGTTTTTTTCTCACACCAAAAAAATGCAGCCGCATAATCAAAAGATGTTTGCTGCTATTTTGCAAAAAGAAATTACACTGATAGATTATGAATGCCTGGAACATGAAGATGGTCAGCGTATAATTGGCTTTGGGTTTTTTGCCGGCATAGTAGGCGCTCACAATGGCATGATGGCTTATGGCAATCGCATGCAATTATACCAGCTGCAACGGGTATACGAAAACAAAGATTACCGGCAATTGATACATACTTATTTTGGATTGAAGATACCTGCAATAAAAATTGCTGTTACCGGTAGTGGGCGTGTAGCACATGGGGTAGTAGAAGTAATGAATCTGATGGGCATTACGGAAGTGGAACCGGATGAATACCTGGAAAGAAAATTTGCTTATCCTGTATATGTGCAATTAAAAGGAGCCGATCTATACACACACAATCAGACCAAAACATACAAAAGAGAAGATTTTCATTTGCATCCGGGTAATTACAGAAGTCGCTTCCTTCCTTATTCACATTGTACCGATATTTTAATAAACGGCGTTTATTGGAGCGATGATGTGCCGCGTTTGTTTGAATTATCGGATATCAATGAAACGTTTACTATACAAACCATTGCTGATATCTCAGATGATGAAAGAGGGTCTGTTCCTATCAATATCGGAGATCAATCCATGAAAGATCCTGTGTACGGGATTGATAGAATTACCAAGCACAAAACAGCACCTTATCTTTCGAATAGTATTGATGTGATGGCAGTAAGTAATTTACCGAATGAGTTGCCAAGAGATGCCAGCCGGTATTTTGGCGAGCAATTAATTAAATATATATTGGAAGATCTGATAAAGGGTGGCAGCAGTATTATTGAAAGAGCAACGATCGTAAAAAATGGTACTATCACCAAGCCTTATGAATATCTTACTGAATACGGGAAAAGTAGTTCTTAG
- a CDS encoding fatty acid desaturase has product MQFIDRVLQVPSYGWKDKNGDLIVPSKKQLFTEAFFRINIFVSKKNWISLLSWLMAICMMPFFLIFLFKYFSLKLVLVLIVYSMIVMSVHATIWFHRYCTHKSYTFRNSFWRFITQNLVLKTFPEEIYVVSHHVHHAKSDMPGDPYNPKGGFMYCMLSDVNHQSIAKNLSEDDYSRAASFLKHTGVSINNYAQYCKWGSIASPYYTIALWITNWAVWFIIFYLIGGFGLVCTMFSGGMFWFIFVRAFNYTGHGKGKEKHLDGIDFDRRNLSINQTRPGIFSGEWHNNHHLYPGSARAGFLKYQLDLAWVYIWIMKKLGAVSSYHDSKKEFLKKYFNRNR; this is encoded by the coding sequence ATGCAATTTATAGATCGTGTTTTACAGGTTCCCTCTTACGGATGGAAAGATAAAAATGGGGATTTAATTGTTCCTTCAAAAAAACAGCTTTTTACAGAAGCATTTTTCAGGATTAATATATTCGTTTCAAAGAAAAACTGGATTTCGTTATTAAGCTGGTTAATGGCAATATGCATGATGCCATTCTTTCTTATCTTTTTATTTAAATATTTTTCCTTAAAGCTAGTGTTAGTACTGATAGTTTACAGCATGATTGTAATGAGTGTTCATGCTACTATCTGGTTTCATCGGTATTGTACTCATAAGTCATATACATTCCGTAATTCTTTTTGGCGTTTTATTACGCAGAATCTTGTATTGAAAACTTTTCCTGAAGAAATATATGTAGTTTCTCATCATGTCCATCATGCTAAATCAGATATGCCTGGTGATCCTTATAATCCTAAAGGTGGCTTTATGTATTGTATGCTGTCAGATGTTAATCATCAAAGCATAGCAAAAAATTTGAGTGAGGATGATTATAGTAGAGCAGCTAGCTTTTTAAAGCATACCGGTGTGAGTATTAATAATTATGCTCAATATTGTAAATGGGGTTCAATCGCATCGCCTTATTATACAATTGCTTTATGGATAACAAATTGGGCCGTGTGGTTTATTATATTTTATCTAATTGGTGGCTTTGGATTAGTATGCACAATGTTTAGCGGAGGAATGTTTTGGTTTATATTCGTTCGCGCTTTTAATTATACTGGCCATGGTAAAGGAAAAGAAAAGCACCTTGATGGAATTGATTTTGATCGAAGAAATCTTTCAATAAATCAAACGCGGCCTGGTATCTTTTCTGGCGAATGGCACAATAATCATCACTTATATCCCGGAAGTGCAAGAGCAGGCTTTCTCAAGTATCAACTAGATTTGGCATGGGTGTATATTTGGATTATGAAAAAGTTAGGTGCAGTATCTTCTTATCATGATTCTAAAAAAGAATTTCTAAAAAAATATTTTAATCGTAATAGATAA
- a CDS encoding helix-turn-helix domain-containing protein, with protein sequence MHVQAELEKLGLHHKSIKLGEAEIEENADIEKLDELNNALKQSGIELIEDKKSILIEKVKTTIINLIHYSEEPLAINFSVYLSQQLGYDYTYLSNIFSSTLGITIEHYFILHKIEAVKELLTSSDLNITQIAWKMQYSSIAHLSHQFKKITGVSPSNFKKLEHKNRKKLEDL encoded by the coding sequence ATGCATGTACAAGCTGAATTGGAAAAGTTGGGCTTACACCATAAATCTATAAAACTTGGAGAGGCTGAAATTGAAGAAAATGCCGACATAGAAAAACTAGATGAATTAAATAATGCATTAAAGCAGTCCGGTATTGAATTAATAGAAGATAAAAAAAGCATCTTAATTGAAAAAGTAAAGACAACAATTATTAATCTTATCCATTATTCGGAAGAACCTTTAGCAATAAACTTTTCTGTGTATTTAAGCCAGCAGTTAGGATATGATTATACATATCTTTCCAACATCTTTTCCAGCACTTTAGGAATTACCATTGAACATTATTTTATATTGCATAAGATTGAGGCAGTGAAAGAGCTTTTAACTTCCAGTGATCTCAATATTACACAGATCGCATGGAAAATGCAATACAGCAGCATAGCGCATTTATCACATCAGTTTAAAAAAATAACGGGTGTTTCTCCTTCTAATTTTAAAAAATTAGAGCATAAAAACAGAAAGAAGTTGGAGGATTTGTAA
- a CDS encoding RNA polymerase sigma factor, producing the protein MNSIVKYKEEELLVLLKSKDRLSFEYLYDNYCGSLYGIIMKIIGDKEIADEVLQDVFLNVWKRIESYDPLKGTLFTWMLSISRNLAIDYMRSKAHKKHQRNCLLSEEIFFCSNVFSVNINIDTIGIKKAIGKLSPEYENLIDMVYFKGFTQREIAEILEIPLGTVKTKLKRSLIQLRVCLFKYDFVQKIDMEFSNQMTA; encoded by the coding sequence ATGAATTCCATTGTTAAATATAAAGAAGAAGAACTTTTAGTTTTATTAAAATCTAAAGACCGGTTATCATTTGAATATTTATATGATAATTACTGTGGATCGTTATATGGAATTATAATGAAAATTATTGGAGATAAAGAAATTGCTGACGAAGTATTACAAGACGTTTTTCTTAATGTATGGAAGCGTATTGAAAGTTATGATCCTTTAAAAGGTACACTATTTACCTGGATGTTAAGTATTAGCCGCAATTTAGCTATTGACTATATGCGCTCCAAGGCTCATAAAAAACATCAAAGAAATTGTCTCCTTTCCGAGGAAATATTTTTTTGTAGTAATGTTTTTTCAGTTAATATAAATATTGATACTATTGGAATAAAGAAAGCAATAGGAAAACTAAGTCCTGAATATGAAAATTTAATAGATATGGTTTATTTCAAGGGATTTACTCAACGAGAGATTGCAGAAATACTTGAAATACCATTAGGTACAGTTAAAACTAAATTAAAGAGGTCATTGATACAATTGCGGGTGTGTTTATTTAAATATGATTTTGTTCAAAAAATTGATATGGAATTTTCTAATCAAATGACTGCCTAG
- a CDS encoding CheR family methyltransferase has protein sequence MAALPNKDKIKQPSSNLFPVVGVGASAGGLDAFKRLLKAIPSDSGMAFILVQHLEPTHESLLTSLLQKVTNIPVQEITDNVQVEPNHIYIIPSNRLLTATDGILQLSPRPPRSEKNMPIDVFFKSLAEVHESHAIGIILSGTASDGTLGLKAIKDHGGITFAQDQESAAYDAMPQSAIDADVVDFILAPEDIALQLSKLNQTFNNDGAGDEKELQLTKEDTFRQILSLLRVRKGTDFTYYKQTTIHRRIIRRMGLNKIESVLEYHLFLKKNKQEQDILYLDLLIPVTDFFRDKKTFDTLCEKIFPSIAKKRESNNPLRIWVAGCSTGEEAYSIAMCLHDYLGAKATDIKIQIFATDISEKSITKARSGMYTKKDITHLSAEHLEKYFIKVNGGFQVNRFIRDMCVFATHNFLKDPPFAKMDLISCRNVLIYMEAFLQKKALVTFHYALNENGYLLLGKSETVSPAADLFTVFSKNEKIYVRKAISERFLHSISMRNEKLFEKKVTSTAKEPAKDDFQKNADDILLSKYTPAGVVINDQMEIVQFRGSTGTWLEPSPGKPNLNLLKMAREGLAFELRNALHKAKIESKPFIKENVPLQFMGQQQLVTIEVIPLLKTADPYYLILFNEVPLSTERHLYNAPSSESKQSVENARIQMLENELALARENMRSITEDQEAINEELQSANEELLSGSEELQSLNEELETSKEEIQSTNEELTTLNQELFDRNEQLNIARIYAESIIATVREPLIILDKNLVVKSANNSYYKKFRTSEEETEGKSFFEIGDRQWNIPALRSLLDKILYDEKKITSLEINQEFKAIGERIMLLNANRIFIKDNTEQLVLVAIEDVTEIKRIEAEKKDFMGKLEQLVSERTVELETANKLLKHSNENLEQFAAIASHDLQEPLRKIRTFANILNRRHSNEIKGQAKELINKINLSAERMSMLIKDVLNISRIIDSENVFEKTDLNQIMQFVIDDFDLLIKEKTALITYDELPIIEAIPLQINQLFYNLISNALKFSKPRVVPIINITCKNLTSADIKSDDNLNINSSYCEIIFSDNGIGFDKQFSEQIFLIFQRLHSKEQFEGTGIGLALCKKIVVNHHGAIYADSGEREGTQFRVILPLKQ, from the coding sequence ATGGCAGCATTACCAAATAAAGACAAAATAAAACAACCTTCCTCAAATCTATTTCCTGTTGTAGGCGTTGGTGCATCGGCAGGAGGATTGGACGCATTTAAAAGATTGCTAAAAGCTATTCCTTCAGATTCTGGAATGGCCTTTATTTTAGTGCAGCATCTCGAACCTACACACGAAAGCCTGTTAACAAGCTTATTACAAAAAGTAACTAACATACCGGTTCAGGAAATTACAGATAATGTTCAGGTTGAACCTAATCATATTTACATAATCCCTTCTAATAGATTGCTTACTGCAACAGATGGAATTCTTCAATTAAGTCCCCGTCCACCAAGGAGCGAAAAGAATATGCCAATTGATGTATTTTTTAAATCATTGGCAGAAGTGCACGAAAGCCATGCTATTGGTATTATTTTATCCGGCACAGCATCTGATGGCACTCTCGGGCTAAAGGCTATTAAAGACCATGGTGGCATTACATTTGCACAGGACCAGGAATCAGCGGCGTATGATGCCATGCCGCAAAGTGCTATAGATGCAGATGTAGTAGATTTTATATTGGCGCCTGAAGATATTGCTTTGCAATTATCTAAATTAAACCAAACTTTTAATAATGATGGTGCAGGTGATGAAAAGGAATTACAACTAACAAAGGAAGATACTTTTCGTCAAATACTTTCTTTGCTTCGTGTGCGCAAAGGCACAGATTTTACTTATTATAAACAAACCACTATTCATCGTCGTATTATTCGCAGGATGGGATTAAATAAGATTGAAAGTGTTTTAGAATATCATCTTTTTCTTAAAAAAAATAAACAGGAGCAGGATATTCTATACCTCGATTTACTTATTCCAGTGACAGATTTTTTTAGAGATAAAAAAACGTTTGATACTCTTTGTGAAAAAATATTCCCTTCTATTGCAAAGAAACGTGAAAGTAATAATCCATTGCGTATCTGGGTTGCGGGATGCTCTACTGGTGAAGAAGCATATTCCATTGCAATGTGTCTTCATGATTACTTAGGTGCAAAAGCAACTGATATTAAAATACAAATATTTGCAACTGACATTTCTGAAAAATCAATTACTAAGGCACGCAGTGGAATGTATACTAAAAAAGATATAACGCACCTTTCTGCAGAACACCTGGAAAAATATTTTATTAAAGTGAATGGAGGTTTCCAGGTCAACAGGTTTATAAGAGATATGTGTGTGTTTGCAACACACAATTTTTTAAAGGATCCTCCCTTTGCAAAAATGGACCTAATAAGTTGTAGAAACGTATTAATATACATGGAAGCCTTTCTACAAAAAAAAGCACTTGTTACTTTCCATTATGCATTAAATGAAAATGGATATTTATTGCTTGGTAAATCTGAAACAGTAAGCCCGGCTGCCGATTTATTCACAGTTTTTAGTAAGAATGAGAAAATATATGTAAGAAAAGCTATTTCTGAAAGGTTTCTGCATAGCATAAGCATGAGAAATGAAAAACTTTTTGAAAAGAAAGTTACATCAACTGCAAAAGAACCTGCTAAAGATGATTTTCAAAAAAATGCAGATGATATTTTATTATCAAAATATACACCGGCAGGTGTGGTTATAAACGATCAAATGGAAATTGTTCAATTCCGTGGATCAACAGGAACGTGGCTAGAGCCGAGTCCTGGCAAGCCAAATTTAAATTTATTAAAAATGGCCAGAGAAGGTCTTGCATTTGAATTAAGAAATGCGTTACATAAAGCAAAAATCGAAAGCAAGCCATTTATTAAAGAAAATGTTCCGTTACAATTTATGGGACAACAGCAATTAGTAACCATTGAAGTAATTCCTTTATTAAAAACCGCTGATCCTTACTATTTAATCCTTTTTAATGAAGTTCCGCTATCCACAGAAAGACACTTATACAATGCTCCCTCTTCGGAATCAAAACAAAGTGTTGAAAATGCCCGCATACAGATGCTTGAAAACGAACTTGCTCTTGCTCGGGAAAATATGCGAAGTATAACTGAAGACCAGGAAGCAATTAACGAAGAGTTGCAAAGTGCTAATGAAGAACTTTTATCCGGAAGCGAAGAACTGCAAAGTTTGAATGAAGAACTAGAAACTTCGAAAGAAGAAATACAAAGTACCAATGAAGAACTAACCACTTTAAATCAGGAACTGTTTGATCGCAATGAACAATTGAATATTGCACGCATATATGCAGAATCAATTATTGCTACTGTGAGAGAACCTTTGATAATATTGGATAAAAATCTGGTGGTTAAAAGTGCTAACAATTCTTATTATAAAAAATTCAGAACAAGTGAAGAAGAAACAGAAGGTAAGTCTTTTTTTGAAATAGGAGATAGACAATGGAATATACCTGCCTTACGTTCTTTGCTGGATAAAATTTTATACGATGAGAAAAAAATTACAAGCCTTGAAATTAACCAGGAGTTTAAAGCAATTGGTGAAAGAATAATGCTTTTAAATGCCAACCGCATATTTATAAAAGATAATACAGAACAATTAGTTTTAGTGGCTATTGAAGATGTGACTGAAATAAAAAGAATTGAAGCTGAGAAGAAAGACTTTATGGGCAAGCTGGAACAATTGGTTAGTGAAAGAACAGTTGAACTTGAAACCGCAAATAAGTTACTTAAACATTCTAATGAAAACCTGGAACAATTTGCAGCAATAGCGTCACATGATCTGCAGGAGCCACTTAGAAAAATAAGAACCTTTGCAAATATTTTAAATAGACGTCATAGCAATGAAATAAAAGGGCAAGCAAAAGAATTAATAAATAAGATCAATCTATCTGCTGAGCGAATGTCGATGCTTATTAAAGATGTACTAAATATTTCAAGGATCATAGATTCTGAAAACGTCTTTGAAAAAACGGATTTGAATCAAATAATGCAGTTTGTTATAGATGATTTTGATCTGCTTATAAAAGAAAAGACTGCCTTAATAACTTATGATGAGTTGCCTATAATTGAGGCCATACCCTTACAGATCAATCAACTTTTTTATAACTTAATCAGTAATGCACTTAAATTTTCAAAACCTCGTGTTGTTCCAATAATAAACATCACCTGCAAAAATCTGACATCAGCTGATATAAAAAGTGATGACAACTTAAATATTAATTCCTCTTATTGTGAGATTATATTCAGTGATAATGGTATCGGATTTGACAAACAATTTTCTGAACAAATCTTTTTAATCTTCCAGAGGCTACATTCAAAAGAACAATTTGAAGGCACGGGTATTGGATTGGCGCTATGCAAAAAAATTGTAGTCAATCATCATGGCGCAATATATGCCGATAGTGGAGAAAGAGAAGGCACACAATTTCGCGTTATTCTTCCTTTAAAACAATAA